The sequence below is a genomic window from Brevibacillus agri.
TGAATAGGTCATGACAACTTCCAATGCACTGCGTGCTGCCGGGTCTCTTTCAAATACAGCCTGAATGTCATCTTTCATCTGTGCGAACATAGTTGGGTGGCACCTCCTGCCTGAAATTCCTGCCAGATTTTTTTGCTGCAAAAGAAAAACGCCTCCACCCCTTCAAGGACGAAGGGACAGAGACGGGGTTTACCGCGGTTCCACTCTGCTTAGATCGCTGTTCATCCGGCCAAAAGAAAGCCAGTCGCACGATCTCGCTCTACATCCCGATAACGGCGGGAACCGATGGCACCTACTGATGTCGTCCAAACAGTCAGACACGTTCAGCTCATTGCTCACAGGCGCATTTCCGAACAGGGCACGCTGGATGGCTCTCACCTTTCCATCCTCTCTGTAAACGTGTATCCTGCCGTACTTCTCCTGATCGTCGCATTCGTTTGTATATCACTGGCCCTTTACAGGTTATTTTCCGTTTGCAATCACACGCTGGGCACGCGCCAACACTTTGTCGCGTCCGAGCAGGTACAGCGTCTCTGCCAAGTCGCGCCCGTGCGCTTGACCCGTTGTGCCGACACGTACTGGCATGAACAGCGCTTTGCCTTTTTGACCCGTTTCCTTTTGCACGTCCTTCAGCACCGCTTTGATGACATCCACATTATATGCATCCTGGGCCGACAGGTGTTTCACAAAAGAAGCGAGAACTTCCGGAAACTGCGGTTCTTTCAGTACCATTGTCGCCTCTTCATCGTACACCACTTCGTCCAGGAAGAAAAGAGCGGCCAATGGAACGATTTGGGCACAGTAGGACATTTGCTCCTGGTACAGCGCGACAATGCTGCGCACCCACTCCCGCTTCTCGTCAGACAGCGTTTCCTCGATAAAGCCCGCTTTTTGCAGGTGCGGAATGCACATGTCGGTAATCAGATCGAGCGGCTGACGCTTCAGGTAGTAGTTGTTCATCCAGTTCATTTTTGTCGCATCAAATACTGCCGGCGACTTGCTCACGCGCTCCATGGAGAACAGCTTGACCAAATCGTCCATGAGGAAAATTTCCTCTTCGCCACCTGGAGACCAGCCCAAAAGAACGAGGAAGTTCACGATTGCTTCTGGCAGGAAGCCAAGATCGCGGTATTGCTCGATGAATTGCAAAATGCTTTCATCGCGCTTGGACATTTTTTTGCCATCCTGGTTGAGAATCAGTGCCAAGTGGGCGAAGTCAGGCGCTTCCCAGCCAAACGCTTCGTAGATCATCAATTGGCGAGGCGTGTTGGAGAGATGTTCCTCGCCGCGAATGACGTGGCTGATTTTCATCAGGTAGTCGTCGATCACAACCGCGAAGTTGTAGGTAGGGATACCGTCCGGACGGCAAATGACGAAGTCGCCCATTTCGTTGGAGTTGAATGTCACCTGTCCGCGGATCAGGTCGTTGACTACGTATTCGCGGTTATCCGGCACAAGGAAATGAATGGATGGCACACGGCCTTCCGCTTCGTATTGCGCGCGCTGCTCTTCTGTCACATGGCGATGCTTCTCCAGAATACGCGGAGTTTCTCCACGCGCCAGTTGTTCTTCGCGCTCGGCATCCAGCTCTTCCTTGGTCGCGTAACAGTAGTACGCCTTGCCTTCTGCGAGCAGTTGATCGATATATTTACGGTAAATGTCCAATCTCTCGGTTTGGCGATACGGGCCGTAGGGGCCGCCCACATCGGTGCCTTCTTCCCATTCGATTCCGAGCCATTTCAAGTTCTTCATTTGCTCTTCATCGGCATTTTCCTTATTGCGCGTTTGGTCCGTATCCTCGATCCGAACGATAAACGAACCGCCGTGATGTTTGGCAAACAGATAGTTAAAAAGCGCTGTTCGCGCACCGCCGATGTGCAAATGCCCCGTAGGACTCGGCGCATAACGCGTGCGGATTTCTTTCGCCATTTTTAGCACCATCCTTGTGAATGTAAAAGGCTATGATCCTTCATGAATACGTTTCTAAGGCTTTATGTTACACCTTGCCCCTTTACTTGACAAGCAAGCATGCAGCCTGGGCCGCGATTCCTTCTCCTCTGCCCGTAAAACCGAGCTTTTCCGAAGTCGTCGCCTTCACGTTTACCTGCGAGGCGTCTTCTGCCTCCAGCACACGGGCAATGACTTCGCGCATTTGCGGTATGTAAGGAGCCATTTTCGGCGCTTGCGCGATAATCGTCGCATCTACGTTGCCAAGGCGATAGCCACGCTCTTTTGCCAGCTTCCACACATGCTCGAGCAGCACGACGCTGTCAGCTCCCTTGAAGGCAGGGTCCGTATCCGGGAAGTGGCGCCCGATGTCGCCTTCGCCAATCGCTCCGAGAATCGCGTCGCTGATGGCGTGCAGCAGCACATCGGCGTCAGAATGGCCCAGCAAGCCTTTTTCATACGGAATGGTGACGCCGCCGATAATGCACGGACGACCTTCCACCAGTTGATGCACATCAAATCCTTGTCCAATACGCATGATTTACTCTCCCCTTCGCTTACGCATGATCTCTTCACCGAGCCACAGGTCATCCGGCGTCGTGATCTTAATATTCTCATAGCTTCCCTGCATGACGGACACAGGATGCCCCAGCCATTCGACCAGCATCGCGTCATCCGTACCGAGCTTGCCCGCTTTTTCTGCCGCCTCATGCGCCTCTCGCAGCAAAGACATACGAAAAGCTTGTGGGGTTTGAACCGCCCACAAGCTTTCCCGTGCCGGGGTAGCCTCCACAAGCCCTGTGGCCCCCACCACTTTTATCGTATCCTTGACAGGCACGGCCATGATCGTGGCCTGATCGCGCCGCACCTGCCGGAGCATGTCGCTGATCTGCTGCTGCGTGACGAAAGGTCGGGCAGCATCGTGAACAAGCACGTAGGTACAGGATGAAGCCAGTGACGCCAGACCGTTTCTGACGCTGTCCTGCCGTTCGGCGCCGCCCAAGGTGACGGTGACTTGCAGCTTTTCCGCATCCACCAAGGCAAGCACGTCGGCGTAGTCCGCTTCGCTCACGACCAGGACGATCTGGTCGATCTCCTGATGCGAAGCGAAAAGGCGAACGGTGTGAGCCAAGATCGGCTCTCCTGCAAGCGGCAACCACAATTTGTTTCGTTGACCGCCCATTCTTTTGCCGGAACCGGCAGCAACGATCACGACCCCTGTACTCACGTTTTCTTTCCTCTCCCGTCTTGTACTTCTCGCCTTACAGCGCTCTTTCCAGCAGCTTCGGCTTGGCGAAGATCATCCGTCCCGCTGACGTTTGCAGCACGCTGGTGACCAATACGTCCACGTCGTTGCCGATGTATTCGCGTCCGCCTTCCACGACGATCATCGTGCCGTCGTCGAGATAAGCAACGCCCTGACCGTGCTCTTTGCCGTCTTTGATGACTTGCACGTTCATTTCTTCCCCTGGCAGCACGACCGGCTTCACGGCGTTAGCCAAGTCGTTGATGTTCAATACCGCCACGCCTTGCAGCTCGCACACTTTGTTCAGGTTGAAGTCGTTGGTGACGACTTTTCCGTTCATGACCTTCGCCAGCTTAATCAGCTTGCTGTCCACTTCGGATACTTCTTCAAAGTCGCCTTCCCAAATCTGCACCTTGACCTTCATTTCCTTCTGGATCTTGTTGAGGATGTCCAGACCACGGCGGCCGCGGTTGCGCTTCAGCACATCCGAGGAATCCGCGATGTGTTGCAGCTCCTCCAGGACAAAGCCCGGAATGACCAGCACGCCCTCCAAAAAGCCCGTGCG
It includes:
- the gltX gene encoding glutamate--tRNA ligase; protein product: MAKEIRTRYAPSPTGHLHIGGARTALFNYLFAKHHGGSFIVRIEDTDQTRNKENADEEQMKNLKWLGIEWEEGTDVGGPYGPYRQTERLDIYRKYIDQLLAEGKAYYCYATKEELDAEREEQLARGETPRILEKHRHVTEEQRAQYEAEGRVPSIHFLVPDNREYVVNDLIRGQVTFNSNEMGDFVICRPDGIPTYNFAVVIDDYLMKISHVIRGEEHLSNTPRQLMIYEAFGWEAPDFAHLALILNQDGKKMSKRDESILQFIEQYRDLGFLPEAIVNFLVLLGWSPGGEEEIFLMDDLVKLFSMERVSKSPAVFDATKMNWMNNYYLKRQPLDLITDMCIPHLQKAGFIEETLSDEKREWVRSIVALYQEQMSYCAQIVPLAALFFLDEVVYDEEATMVLKEPQFPEVLASFVKHLSAQDAYNVDVIKAVLKDVQKETGQKGKALFMPVRVGTTGQAHGRDLAETLYLLGRDKVLARAQRVIANGK
- the ispF gene encoding 2-C-methyl-D-erythritol 2,4-cyclodiphosphate synthase; protein product: MRIGQGFDVHQLVEGRPCIIGGVTIPYEKGLLGHSDADVLLHAISDAILGAIGEGDIGRHFPDTDPAFKGADSVVLLEHVWKLAKERGYRLGNVDATIIAQAPKMAPYIPQMREVIARVLEAEDASQVNVKATTSEKLGFTGRGEGIAAQAACLLVK
- the ispD gene encoding 2-C-methyl-D-erythritol 4-phosphate cytidylyltransferase codes for the protein MSTGVVIVAAGSGKRMGGQRNKLWLPLAGEPILAHTVRLFASHQEIDQIVLVVSEADYADVLALVDAEKLQVTVTLGGAERQDSVRNGLASLASSCTYVLVHDAARPFVTQQQISDMLRQVRRDQATIMAVPVKDTIKVVGATGLVEATPARESLWAVQTPQAFRMSLLREAHEAAEKAGKLGTDDAMLVEWLGHPVSVMQGSYENIKITTPDDLWLGEEIMRKRRGE
- a CDS encoding PIN/TRAM domain-containing protein, with product MVRRIGKIFFVLVGGGLGYQYGTELFSLLNPLLNFGVVAGAQYIGAVLGAILFFFLANWLLDYILRVVRWGEETLVKMPIVDVMFGAMGLISGLIVAFLLFLPISKIPIPLIGDLLPLVVSGLLGYLGFQVGFRKRDEIMSVFSIGRKDKKKEQAAATTNVEHKILDTSVIIDGRIADICRTGFLEGVLVIPGFVLEELQHIADSSDVLKRNRGRRGLDILNKIQKEMKVKVQIWEGDFEEVSEVDSKLIKLAKVMNGKVVTNDFNLNKVCELQGVAVLNINDLANAVKPVVLPGEEMNVQVIKDGKEHGQGVAYLDDGTMIVVEGGREYIGNDVDVLVTSVLQTSAGRMIFAKPKLLERAL